The sequence GGTCCGACCACCTTTTCAGGGCCCATTTATCACCGCCGCCAAATCTCAATCGGGGGAAGGTGAAGTGAGGAAAGCAGTGCGCCATAGCCAACGCGGCGTTTCACATCGTCGTCATCTATGATCTGCACATCCAATAGATGCATCAACTGCGGGGTACCGATCATGGTGCCATAGCCCTCAACTAGAGCGCGGTCCAATGCATTTACCAGTGAGTTCAAGGCGGCTGTCTTGCGTTGAGCCCAGATGATCAGATGAACCTGTGACGCCGGCGTCGCCTCACCGAAACAGACGTCCTCAGGCGTGGCATCGTAGCTATATAAATAGACCGTCTTGACATCTTCATCAAATTCAGCGAGATGCTTGGCCACTTGCTCGGCCAGACCATAGTGGAAATAGCCACAAGCAGTGCTGTCGCCTTGTCGCAAGCGATCAATCACCGCCTGAGGACCGTGTAGTCCCATTTTCTGGGCACAGAATTCCAGCGCCTTGGTCACGGCAGCATCAGCCATGCCAGTCATATCCGAAAGCGACTGTGAAGGCAACGCAAATTCAACGTTTACTGTTCCCATTTCCGTTGTTGATAAAGGTTCGGTCACCCTATTTCCCTCCCTCTCTGTTATTTTCTGACATCTTGGATTCGATCCAGGCTCAGTATAACAAAAAGTTCGTAGAAATCTCATAAAAAGCCCACCCCACCTTCTGAAAAATCCATGAAAAAGGCGGCTCTCGCATCCACGAGGCCGCCACTGCTTTCGTCTGGGGTTTATGGCCATCAATCCAAAGTGGTCTTATCGCCCTCGGGGCAAGTCAACATATAGCCAGTTCCCGGCGAGGTGATGATGTACTGAGGATTCGCCGGATCTGCTTCCAACTTGCGTCGCAGATAGCGAATATAGGCTCTCAGATAATCCACATCGTTGCGATACTCCAACCCCCACACATTTGTCAGCAAGTCTTGGTGTAGCACTACTCGGTTGGCGTTAAGGGCCAATTGGCGCAACAATTCATATTCAGTTCGGGTAAGTGATATCCTCTCGCCGCGCACTTTGACAGTGCGCCGAGCGAAATTGATCTCCAATTCGCCACACTGTAAGGTGGCCGTGGTTACCTCCTCGGGTCGTTGGGAACGGCGCAAAACCGCTCTGACTCGCGCTACCAGTTCTTTGGCACTGAAAGGCTTGGTGAGGTAATCGTCGGCTCCCACATCGAAGCCGCGTAGCATGTCGGCTTCTTGCGCCTTAGCGGTGAGCATGATCACCGGCACATCAGAGAATTCCCGGATGCGGCGGCACACCTCATAGCCATCTGGGCCCCGGGGGAGAAGGATGTCTAACAAAACCAGATCGGGCTGCTCCAAGGCTACCATCTCGATAGCCGATTCTCCTGTGGCGGCAGCAATTACTTGGAAACCCACCGCCTTCAGTACTTCGCTAACCAGCCGTACTACTCTGGGCTCGTCATCTACGACGAGGATCTTCTCGTTCATCCCGCTCCTCTCCCTGTTTCCAATCGGCTCAGATCCTTCAATGGTAGCGTGAAGTAAAACGTGCTGCCCCGCCCCACCTGACTCTCAGCCCAAATGTGGCCCCCGTGACTCTCCACAATGGAGCGAGCGATGGGCAGCCCTAACCCTGAGCCGACGACATGGCGGCCCAATCCCGACTTGACTCGGAAGAATTTTTCAAACAGCCGGTTCAGGTGCTCAGGTGCAATGCCTATTCCTTGATCGGCCACGCTGAGGACGATTTCATCCTCACGAAC comes from Chloroflexota bacterium and encodes:
- a CDS encoding response regulator transcription factor: MNEKILVVDDEPRVVRLVSEVLKAVGFQVIAAATGESAIEMVALEQPDLVLLDILLPRGPDGYEVCRRIREFSDVPVIMLTAKAQEADMLRGFDVGADDYLTKPFSAKELVARVRAVLRRSQRPEEVTTATLQCGELEINFARRTVKVRGERISLTRTEYELLRQLALNANRVVLHQDLLTNVWGLEYRNDVDYLRAYIRYLRRKLEADPANPQYIITSPGTGYMLTCPEGDKTTLD